The window GCATATAAGATATACTTGTTCAGATTCTGTTTTGAtttgcctctctctctctctcatcaatGGAGCTTCAGCGTATCCTCTCTTACGTCTTCTTCCTACTTTTCCTATTAACAATCTCTGGTAATTTTACGTCAGAATTTTCAATCGACATCGACAAAACTAGTTATTTCAGCTCTTTCCTTTTGTGTATTGAATTGCCTACTGTGTCTTTCTGTAGGAGAATCAGTATGGGGGAATGGAGAAAATCAAGGAATGAAGACAGTGAATTGTCAAAAGAGCAGCGGATTTCGGCCAACGAAGCTTTTTGTGTTCGGAGATTCGTATGCTGACACCGGAAACAACCCGAAATCGCTGGCGAGCTCATGGAAAACCCCTTACGGTCTAACTTTCCCTGGAAAACCCGCCGGAAGATACTCCGACGGCCGTGTACTCACCGATTACCTCGGTATGATCCAAACACCATTACTTGCTTTCTTTATATGCATAAAGATTCAATTCCCATGCTTCCTCTTGGAAACATAAAAATTACCAGCTGCTTTTAGTTGGAAATTTTATTATTATGGGGCCAAAATGTTATCATATTATCGTTAAAACTTGTTTATTTTTTCTAGTTTTTACTGATCAAGATAACTAAAAGTTGTTTGTGTGCAATCATGTTCAATTTATTACTTAAATTGATAAAGGTTTATAAGATTATTTCATTAAGAAGTTAATGTCATAAAGGAGGCTTGATTACATTAATATTCATTGAACCTTTAAAAAAGTTTAATACTTTGACATTTTGGTATGTGAAGTAAACTGGATTTAAGTATTACGTATTTGTCAAACAATCCGTTTTCCTTTGTGAGAACTTGTTTATGTAAagtgaaattaaatatccttatattttttttctttgttacTTTCATTTATACTCAAcaacaaatgttttaaaatattattaattttataaacatataatatttattaGCATTTTATAATAGATAGAAAGATAAATAGAAAAAAAGATAGTAGAatatttaaattttcttttgtaaatatttatataatatcTTTATAAATTGTATTCAAATTTATGAAATAGTGTTATATTACAAGATAAAATTATACAAATGATCATTGTGGTAGGTAAAAAATAGCCCTGCAAATTCTTTTGAGAAAAATTTAATATGATTGGTCATTTTTAGGTTTAAAATATAAACCAGTATGTACGTTTTAAACCTGAAAATGACTAATCACGTTAAAAAAATCTTCAAAAGAACTTacagtggtattttctgtcaactataaggaccatttttgtaattataTTAAGATCATACAGACAAACGTAATTCGTAAACATATGCTTCATCTCTTTGTCAATATGCATATGCTTCAATCGGAAGTCACATATCTTTTatctaacaaaataatattgtTTTGTTTTCTAGCAATTTCTAGAACTTCGTTGTCATTGATCAATATAAGGTCAAATATATCAATTTTCGAATTTCAATAGAAAGTGACAATTAATATAAAAAAGTGGTTCAAATATGATCGACAAGTGAACAGCTGTGCTAGTCTTTTGAAAAATCATTCGTTTCATTGCCTAGATTTAAGTGGTAAACGTGTATATTAAATAAATTGATGACATGTacttattataaataaaataacttGAAAAAAAGAATATTATAGATGTTGAAACATGAATTTGTGCTTTTTAAAAAGTTAGTTGGTATGATGCCACTGTTGAGTAATGATAATTAGAAAGTGGTGGTGTGATGCCTTTGCTTTTTATTTGCTTTTTTTTGTTTACATATTTAATTACTATATATTATCTATAATGACCTTTGTGTCCTTCACCTTTTTGTGATGTGTGTTATGTTGTTACATGGATGGTGTTATCCAACTTTAATTTTCAAGTAATGGCATATAGGTCAATTTAACacatggcaaaaaaaaaaaaaaacattaacattATTTTGGTCTTTACTCTTTAGCTTTCTCTTTCTATGTTTTGGTCTTTGGCTTTACTCTTTGTTCATCATCATTCCACATCATGTCATACACTTTTGATACTTTACACTTTACCCCCTTCAACTTTcaacgttgttacaaaaaaatACGTTAGTCTTTGACACGTATGCTTTATTTTTCTTCCCCCAACTTTCACATCAATATATTATCTAATAATTGTGTCGATTATGTCATTTTCAcattatttattatataaaaggAATAAAAGTTCTCTAATTAGAGAGATTATGATATTTGATATGTCTAAGTACGAAATACATACCTAAAgtagtaaaaaaaatgtttggtttCTTTTTGCCCCCCAAATATCCAACAACAAAAGATACTAAATATGTGAACATACAATAATTGAGGGTTCAAATTAGACATTGCAATAAAAATAGAGGGACTAAAATGTTAAATACTACTTATTTCTTTTAAAACAATGGTACTTTTTATTCAAAAGAAAGCTACGACTACACAATGCATATGGTACAAGCACTCAATGCAAGTAACGATTATTGTAACTTTACTTTTGTGTAGTGCCATTGCccataaaaaagaaaaaagagaaaGCACAAAAGCTTGCTTTTGTGAGTATATATCAAATAATTTTAGTGTTATGATGCCCTGTGCCAGCCTTAAATTGTCCCTCTTTACAATCAAATTTGCATTTTCATCTTGCACGCTAAGAAATTATTATCTATATATTCCAAAATTACCCTTCAAAATTCGTATAGGTACAATCTACATCTACTTCTACTAAACAAACATTGTACTTTTGACCTTTTCAGTCTATTATTAAACGATAACTTTTGACTTCATGGATGTGTAATGACAAAATTTTTGAAATTATAGTTTCTAAAAGTTTTATAATAAGAAGAATGGAACTAACATTGTGATATAATAAACAAGATAATTGAATAGATGtcactaaaacataaattgtaaacttatgttataaaatataaaagctTTAATTAGATATATAAGTGTCTataaaataatttgtatataaaCATATTCACCCCACAATTTTTTTTCACTTTCAAAATATTCTTTACAaaacataaaattatatataataaaattttaaaatacaattAAATCAAAAAATATTGTTAGTCATGTTAGAAAATAACAAAAAGTAATTAATGaagtttaaaaaatattattgttactaaaattaaaattaatttctaattttaCTATACCATTTCATTTTATTaggaattgaaaaaaaaacacatatCCTCCATAGAATGAATTGGATCACACTGTTTAAGGGGTTGTATGATAGTCTAAGACCGAATCAAATATAACTTAGCCGAACTGATTGAATTAACATTAGTGATGTCTATGACGAAATGAGACTTCTAATTTTGATATCAaacagtctgaaaatttcattttcattgAGTCAGCCTGTTATCAAACTCAATAAAAAAACATATCAAATTAATGCtcattttattataatatttaaacaaaaatatatttCCATGTAGTTTTTATGATCGATTTTGTTTTCCTTTTCAATTACTACATCCCAAACACAATATAAATTCTTAATTATTCTACAAGATCAAGGGGTCTAAAAAGTAAAAACATGCTATGAATTTGCAGCTAGATTCATGGGAATCAAATCTCCATTACCATACCAATGGAGAAAATACGCGCCAAACAAACTCCGGAGTGGAGTAAACTTCGCCTACGGTGGAACCGGAGTGTTTGACACCGGCAATTTTCAGCCAAACATGAGCACACAGATTGGATTCCTTGAAGGACTAATTGAAGATTCAGTTTACGCAAAATGGGATTTGAAATCTGCGTTGGCTCTTGTCACCGTTTCCGGCAACGACTACGCTGCTTACACCTCTTCGGGTGGTTCTGAACAGGTAATTAAACCTCTCCTAACGTACATCCTTTGATGCGTAACGTACAATCACTTCATGCGTATATGCTGcatcttttcggttttgacatTTGACGTGTTAGAAAGAGTAGTTAATGTGGCTCATTTTTTAGAGCTTTAATTAATGTTCTGATTTCTGAAATCTGACTTCACTTTATACTCGTTGGTTTGTTTACTACAAATGTGACACCTATTTTTCTAATACCTATTTTTCTAAATGTTGTGTACTTTTTAGAgttgaaaaaaatgtttttatcaAGTCATACTTTTTGAAATTTGAACTGTTATTTATATAGGGTTTGCCTACATTTATCACACGTGTTGTCAATCAAATATCAATAAACTTGAAACGAATTCACGACATTGGTATACGACGAGTGGTGGTTGGTGGCTTACAACCTCTAGGCTGCCTCCCACAAATCACAGTCTCATCGTCATACAATCAATGCAACGACACACAAAATTTAGCAGTCAATTTCCACAACCAACTGTTGCAACAAGTCGTAGCAACActcaacaacaacaccaatagtTCGGCTTTTCTCATCCTTGATCTTTTTAGCTCCTTCAACACAGTTCTAAAAAACAAAGGAGAATTCACAGGTATTTATTTCATCAATTGATTTGTTTTCATGAAGTTGAATATAGTGACAAATTTGATTTCCGTCGCTAATTTGTCGCTATTAAGCATTATGCTAATTTGGTCGCGAATGTTAAATATATGTGAAATTGTTGAATTTAGGGAGCTTGAGGTTTGATACTCCATTGAAGCCATGTTGTGTAGCCACCACAAGCGATTCCAACTGTGGAAGTTTAGATGAAAATGGAAAACAACTTTATACTGTTTGTAGTAAACCTGAGGGAACGTTCTTCTGGGATACGGTGCATCCAACACAGGCCGGATGGCGTGCGGTTTATTTGACACTTAGGTCGTCTTTGAACCAAATTTACTATTAGGAGTTGTTGTTTTGCATGTTTTGTGTATCTTTTATTCTTGGTTATAAGTTAGGGAAGCCGTTTGATGGGTCCCAATCTTGAGGGATCTTTGGCGATTGTTTTGTTAAATGATAATGTGTTTTTTTAGTCTATAAAATTCGAAAGTTAAATGTTATGTTGGTTAGAAGATCAAATAAAGAAGCAAGAGTCGGGCCTttaaattacatatataaacattcTCCTTTTGTAACCAACAAAGGTACACATTATATAATTGAA of the Lactuca sativa cultivar Salinas chromosome 6, Lsat_Salinas_v11, whole genome shotgun sequence genome contains:
- the LOC111897334 gene encoding GDSL esterase/lipase At5g03610, whose translation is MELQRILSYVFFLLFLLTISGESVWGNGENQGMKTVNCQKSSGFRPTKLFVFGDSYADTGNNPKSLASSWKTPYGLTFPGKPAGRYSDGRVLTDYLARFMGIKSPLPYQWRKYAPNKLRSGVNFAYGGTGVFDTGNFQPNMSTQIGFLEGLIEDSVYAKWDLKSALALVTVSGNDYAAYTSSGGSEQGLPTFITRVVNQISINLKRIHDIGIRRVVVGGLQPLGCLPQITVSSSYNQCNDTQNLAVNFHNQLLQQVVATLNNNTNSSAFLILDLFSSFNTVLKNKGEFTGSLRFDTPLKPCCVATTSDSNCGSLDENGKQLYTVCSKPEGTFFWDTVHPTQAGWRAVYLTLRSSLNQIYY